TTCTAGTAAAACGTGGTTGGAACAAGGGACTTCACCGCCCGTTCATAACTGTGATTTTTATGCTTATTGCGGTCCCAATAGTGCCTGTCGTAGTGGTGAACCCCTGTCATCACCATGCAAGTGTTTGACTGGTTTTACAGCCAAGTTTCCGAACCAATCGGCAGTGGGGGATTGGTCCAGTGGCTGCATTAGGGAAAAGGTGTTGACATGTGGTAACGGCATACAAGGTAACTTTTCAAAGCTTGAAAAGGTGAAACTGCCGGATCATTCTGTACTGTTAAACAATAGGAGTATGAACGAGTGTGAATCTGAATGTCGGCGGAACTGTTCTTGCACGGCTTATGCTTATGTATATGCGACAGATGGAAGTAATATTGGGACATGCTTGGCATGGTTTGGCAAATTACTGGATCTGGTAGAGAATTTTAACAACTCTAGACATGATATCTATTTTCGTGTTCATGGCTCCGAACTAGGTATGTATTTCGTTTTTTGCTATTTTCTTTATGGATGTGTGAGGTAAAGTCCTAGGCATACTGTTAAGTTGAGATTAAACTCATTGGCCAGAAACTGACCATTACTTGGAGCTACCTTTATTAACAGTTAACCACCAGATCCTTTGTCTGTTTGCAGGCAAAAAGGGTCTTTCTGTTAATTCCTTGAAGCGGACCCTTGTAATTGCAATAGTCTCTGCAGCAGTTGGATTGCTTACAATAACTTTTGGCTATTTCTTTTGGAAgaaaaaattggaaaagaaaggtaaggactctctctctctctctctctctctctctctctctctctctctaagtaatgtTAGTGCAGGAGGTGGAAAGAATGATACAGAATTACCAATCTTCAGTTTAAGGAGTATGTTAGCTGCTACAAACAACTTCTCTGAAGCGAATAAACTTGGAGAGGGGGGATTCGGCCCTGTTTATAAGGTGACACTTCTATAATCTGCTCTTAATGCAAgtacattcttcttctttttggtacTTTCCCTTGTTAGTTTCCCAAATTAGTTTTGAGGGTAAGGTTTGGTTGTCTTCACTATAGGGAATTTTGCAAGAAAATCAAGAAGTGGCCATAAAGAGGCTATCAAAGAAGTCTGGGCAAGGACATAATGAGTTCaagaatgagttgaaacttatAGCCAAACTCCAGCATACCAATCTTGTAAGGCTATTGGGTTGCTGTATGGAAGGAGATGAAATGATATTGATCTATGAGTACATGTCTAATCGAAGTTTGGACAAATTTTTGTTTGGTATGTGTGCTTATGATTTCTAAGATTAAGTTTTTGACAATGTGACGTCGAGTTTGCATTCTGCTAATTGTTTTGTTCTCTTTTCCTATCTTGTACAACTTTTCATATGAATGTGATTCAATATTATGCTAATTCTGCTTCTTCTATATGATCTATCCAATCAGATCCTTTTGAAAAGACAAGGTTAGATTGGGATACACGCTTTCGAATTATACAAGGTATTGCTCAAGGAGTACTATATATTCACAAGTA
This portion of the Rosa chinensis cultivar Old Blush chromosome 1, RchiOBHm-V2, whole genome shotgun sequence genome encodes:
- the LOC112182388 gene encoding G-type lectin S-receptor-like serine/threonine-protein kinase B120 isoform X4, whose protein sequence is MGWLLCYLVTLLLSHILSFCTCQDQIVPGQYISGNMTLVSSLETFSLGFFNPENSTKYFLGIRFNKFPNTASVWVANRESPLDSPGFFMLSSDGNLVVLDQAKKLVWSTNASVSASAMNHTTGLLEDTGNLVLSFEDVTLWQSFDHPCDTMLPGMKISLNKKTGQQRRLTSWAALDDPQPGKFTLGIDPKVPVQAFIWKETTPIQRSPLYIGKDIRTAFQNPGGTAFFLSYNFDVDDVYLTYIVSDSSVKLRVWLDPTGLVKLQFWQNSSKTWLEQGTSPPVHNCDFYAYCGPNSACRSGEPLSSPCKCLTGFTAKFPNQSAVGDWSSGCIREKVLTCGNGIQGNFSKLEKVKLPDHSVLLNNRSMNECESECRRNCSCTAYAYVYATDGSNIGTCLAWFGKLLDLVENFNNSRHDIYFRVHGSELGKKGLSVNSLKRTLVIAIVSAAVGLLTITFGYFFWKKKLEKKGGGKNDTELPIFSLRSMLAATNNFSEANKLGEGGFGPVYKGILQENQEVAIKRLSKKSGQGHNEFKNELKLIAKLQHTNLVRLLGCCMEGDEMILIYEYMSNRSLDKFLFDPFEKTRLDWDTRFRIIQGIAQGVLYIHKYSRLKIIHRDLKASNVLLDGTMNPKVSDFGMARIFDINQIEANTNKVVGT